The nucleotide window TCGCGCCGCAACGCGCCGCCGGGAATCTAGCACCCCCGCGCCCCGCCGCCACCTCCCAATCTGCGCTTGCGGAGCGGATCGACTCCATCCTGCAGCGTCCGGCGCTCCGCCAGGCGCACTGGGGGATCATGGTGCAGGACGCGGCCACGGGGCGCGTGCTGTACGAACGGCAGGCGGAGCGGCACTTCATCCCCGCCTCCAACCTGAAGCTGGTGGTGAGCGCGGCCGCGGCGCACCACCTGCCGGCCGACTTCCGCTTCCGCACCACGGTGTACGGAACCGGGCCGGTGCAGGACGGCACGCTGCAGGGCGACCTGGTGCTCTTTGGCCGCGGCGACCCGATGATCTCCGACCGCTACTTCCCCTCGCGCACCGCGGTGTGGGAGGCGCTGGCGGACTCGCTGCGCGCGCGCGGCGTGCGGCGCGTGGCGGGCGCCGTGGTGGCGGACGAGAGCTGGTTCGACGCGGATCACGTGCGCGGCGACTGGGAGTCGTACGACACGCGCTGGTGGTACGGCGCGCCCGTCTCGGCGCTGGGCTTCAACGACAACTCGATCGACTTCCGCATCGAGGCCGCGGCGGCGGGCGCGCGCCCGCGCATCACCTGGGAGCCGCAGTCGTCGTACGTGTCGCTGGAGAACACGGCGGCGATGGGCGAGTCCGGGGCCCGCAACACGCTGGACTTCGAGCGCGGCCGGGGCAACGGCGTGCGCGCGTACGGCGTTTTCCCCGCCGGCACGGCGCCGCAGACGGAGCACTTCGCGGTGGCCGACGCGGCCGAGTACGCCGGCACCGTCTTTCGCGAGACGCTGGAGCGGCGCGGGATCGAGGTGGCGATCGACTCCGTGCGCGTGGTGTCCGATCCCGCGCGCTCCTCCTCGCGCACGGCGAGGGTGCTGGCGGAGCACCG belongs to Longimicrobium sp. and includes:
- the dacB gene encoding D-alanyl-D-alanine carboxypeptidase/D-alanyl-D-alanine-endopeptidase produces the protein MTTASLLACIAPRRLATTAVLAVALLAPQRAAGNLAPPRPAATSQSALAERIDSILQRPALRQAHWGIMVQDAATGRVLYERQAERHFIPASNLKLVVSAAAAHHLPADFRFRTTVYGTGPVQDGTLQGDLVLFGRGDPMISDRYFPSRTAVWEALADSLRARGVRRVAGAVVADESWFDADHVRGDWESYDTRWWYGAPVSALGFNDNSIDFRIEAAAAGARPRITWEPQSSYVSLENTAAMGESGARNTLDFERGRGNGVRAYGVFPAGTAPQTEHFAVADAAEYAGTVFRETLERRGIEVAIDSVRVVSDPARSSSRTARVLAEHRSPPLPQAIEPILLRSQNWFAEQLLKAMAREVAGEGSWEAGLRVEREFLTRVVGIDTADVVLRDASGLSAGNLVTPRALVRLLEYVRRTPRQAMVRDALPVSAGKGSLQARFTEMPGRVRAKTGYIGNVDSLAGYVTRADGSEVIFAIIANGSGQPSSRMKPGIDDIVRAVAADRGR